The DNA region CTTCTCCACGGCCCTGATGAGGCCGAGATTGCCCTCCTGCACCAGGTCGAGCATGGTGAGGCCGCGCCCCACGTACCGTTTGGCGACGGAGACGACGAGCCGCAGGTTGGCCTCGATGAGCCGGCGTTTGGCGATCCGGCCGAGGACCACGAGCCGGTCCAGGTCGAGCGCCAACTGGGAGTCGAGATCGGGGGTGTTGGCGAGTTTCTCCTCGGCGAAGAGTCCGGCCTCGACCCGGCGGGCGAGCTCGACCTCCTCCTCGGCGGTGAGCAGCGGCACCCGGCCTATCTCGCGCAGGTACTGCCGGAAGAGGTCGGAGGAGGGTCCGTTGCCGCCGAGGTCGACGCGGCGGCGCTGGGCGGGCACGGCCTCGGATTCCGGCTCCGCGGCCTCGACGGCCACGAGCTCGACCGGAGAGGGTTCGCGCGGCGACGGTTCGAGTGGAGAGAGCTCGCCCGGGGGCGGTTCGGTCACGGCGAGGGTCTGGGGCTGGGTCTGCACGGGGGGCGACCTCCAGGACGGGATGACACCGTCCGCTCAGTGTGTCGCACGACACAACACCGCCACGAGGGGCGTGCGGTGACTTTTTGAGTTCGCCGGGTGACCGAACGTTAGAGCGCGGCCGCGCCGTGGTTGCGCAGCGACTGCCCGTACTGGGTGAGCACCCACAGCTCGTTCTGTACGGCGGCCACCTGGGCGGGGTCGCCGTGCGGGCCGAGCCGGGCCAGGGTGCCCTGGACGTCGCGGATGCGCCGGTCGACGGCCCGGAGCCGTACGGTCACCAGCTGGTCGCCCGCGTACGCCTCGTCGACGATCTTCGCGAAGATCACCTCGACGGCGAGCTCGGTGACGAGCGCGCGCACGGTGTCGTCCGGGGCTGCCTCGCGGACCGCGTCGAGATAGTCGGCGGGCGCGTCGGTGGCACCGCCCGCGTCCATGACGCACTGGCGGACGGCCGCGTAGGGCGGGGCGGTGAACTCGTCCACCCCGTACGCGTCGAAGGCCGGGGAGACCAGCTCCGGGCGCTGCAGGGCGAGCTTGAGCAGCTCGCGCTCGGTGCGGTGGGCGGGGCTGCGCAGGTTGAGCGCGGGGCCGGCCGGGGCGGTGGGGGCCTGGATGCCGGCGGTGTCGTACGGCCGGCGCCGGTCGCCGCGGCGGTCGGGCTCCTTGCCGCCGCCACCGCGCTGCCAGCGGGCGATCTGGGCGACCCGGCGGACCACGAACTGGGTGTCCAGGATGCCGAGCATGCCGGCGAGCTGGACGGCGACCTCGTGCTGCGAGGCCACGTTCTTGATGCGGGCGACGATCGGGGCGGCCTCGTCGAGCGCGGCGGCCCGGCCGGACGGGATCTCCAGGTCGTAACGCCGGACGATCTGGCGGAGCGCGAACTCGAAGAGCGGGACGCGCGGCTCGACGAGGTCGGCGACGGCCTCGTCGCCCTTGGCGAGCCGCAGTTCGCAGGGGTCCATGCCGTCGGGGGCGATGGCGATGTAGGTCTCGGCCGCGAACTTCTGGTCGTCCTCGAAGGCGCGCAGGGCGGCCTTCTGGCCGGCGGCGTCGCCGTCGAAGGTGAAGATGACGCGGGCCGAGCCGTTGTCCATGAGGAGGCGGCGCAGGATCTTGATGTGGTCGCCGCCGAAGGCGGTGCCGCACGTGGCGATGGCGGTGGGGACGCCGGCCAGGTGGCAGGCCATGACGTCGGTGTAGCCCTCGACCACGACGGCCCGGCTGACCTTGGCGATGTCCTTCTTGGCCAGGTCGATGCCGTAGAGCACCTGGGACTTCTTGTAGATCGGCGTCTCGGGCGTGTTGAGGTACTTGGGCCCGTTGTCGTCCTCGCGGAGCCGGCGCGCGCCGAAGCCGACGACGTCGCCGCCGACGTCCTTGATCGGCCACATCAGGCGGCCGCGGAAGCGGTCGATGGGGCCGCGGCGGCCGTCCTGGGAGAGGCCGGAGAGGATCAGCTCGCGGTCGGTGAAGCCCTTGCCGCGCAGGAAGCGGGTGAGGTGGTCCCAGCCGGCCGGGGAGTAGCCGACGCCGAAGTGCTCGGCGGCGGCCTGGTCGAAGCCGCGCTCGGCGAGGAACTTCCGGCCGATCTCGGCCTCGGCGGAGCCGAGTTGCTCCGCGTAGTACTGGGCGGCGATCTTGTGGGCGTCGACCAGGCGGGTGCGTTCGCCGCGCTGGTGGCCGGGGTTGTAGCCGCCCTCCTCGTAGCGCAGGGTGATGCCCGCCTTGGCGGCGAGCCGCTCGACCGTCTCCGAGAAGGAGAGGTGGTCGATCTTCATCACGAAGGCGATCGTGTCGCCGCCCTCCTGGCAGCCGAAGCAGTGGAACAGGCCCTTGCTGGGGCTGACCTGGAAGGAGGGCGACTTCTCGTCGTGGAAGGGGCAGAGGCCCTTGAGGTTGCCGCCGCCCGCGTTGCGGAGCTGGAGGTACTCGGACACGACGGCGTCGATCGGGACCGCGTCCCGTACCGCCTTCACGTCGTCATCGTTGATCCTGCCTGCCACGGATGAATTCTACGGGGCCGGGCCACCGTTCCAGGGTCACGGAACCAGGCTCTCCAGGTCGACCGAGGCGTCCGCGAGGCGCTCCGGATCCACCTGGGCCCGGGACCGGATGAGCTTCTGGACGGGCTCTGTGACGTCCCACACATTCACGTTCATGCCCGCGATCACCCGGCCCTCCTTGAGCCAGAAGGAGATGAACTCGCGCTTGCCGGTGTCGCCGCGGACCACGACCTGGTCGTACGAGCCGGGCGGCGCCCAGCCGGAGTACTCCATGCCCAGGTCGTACTGGTCGGAGAAGAAGTACGGCACGCGGTCGTACGACACGTGCTGCCCGAGCATCGCGCGGGCGGCGGCCGGGCCGCCGTTGAGGGCGTTGGCCCAGTGCTCGACGCGGATCCGGTGGTGCAGCGAGGGGTGGTGGAAGGCGGCCACGTCGCCGGCCGCGAAGATGTCGGGGTCGGAGGTGCGCAGCGACTCGTCGACGGCGACGCCGCCGCCGTCGGCGCGGTCGACGAGGGCGAGCCCGGCGTTCTCGGCGAGGGCGGTGCGCGGGGCGGCGCCGATGGCGACGAGGACGGCGTGGGCGGGGTGCTCGTCGCCGTCGTCGGTGCGGACCGCGAGGACCATGCCGTCCTGTCCGGTGATCTCGGCGAGCCGGGCGCCGAAGTGGAAGCGGACGCCGTGGTCGGTGTGCAGGTCGGCGAAGAGCTGGCCGAGCTCGGGGCCGAGGACCCGGTGCAGCGGGGTGGGGTCGGCCTCGACGATCGTGACCTCGACGCCGTACCCACGGGCCGCGGAGGCGACCTCCAGGCCGATCCAGCCGGCGCCGGCGATGACCAGCTGGCCGTTCTCCCGGCCGAGCTTCCGGAGCTCGTCGCGGAGC from Streptomyces fradiae includes:
- the dnaG gene encoding DNA primase; the encoded protein is MAGRINDDDVKAVRDAVPIDAVVSEYLQLRNAGGGNLKGLCPFHDEKSPSFQVSPSKGLFHCFGCQEGGDTIAFVMKIDHLSFSETVERLAAKAGITLRYEEGGYNPGHQRGERTRLVDAHKIAAQYYAEQLGSAEAEIGRKFLAERGFDQAAAEHFGVGYSPAGWDHLTRFLRGKGFTDRELILSGLSQDGRRGPIDRFRGRLMWPIKDVGGDVVGFGARRLREDDNGPKYLNTPETPIYKKSQVLYGIDLAKKDIAKVSRAVVVEGYTDVMACHLAGVPTAIATCGTAFGGDHIKILRRLLMDNGSARVIFTFDGDAAGQKAALRAFEDDQKFAAETYIAIAPDGMDPCELRLAKGDEAVADLVEPRVPLFEFALRQIVRRYDLEIPSGRAAALDEAAPIVARIKNVASQHEVAVQLAGMLGILDTQFVVRRVAQIARWQRGGGGKEPDRRGDRRRPYDTAGIQAPTAPAGPALNLRSPAHRTERELLKLALQRPELVSPAFDAYGVDEFTAPPYAAVRQCVMDAGGATDAPADYLDAVREAAPDDTVRALVTELAVEVIFAKIVDEAYAGDQLVTVRLRAVDRRIRDVQGTLARLGPHGDPAQVAAVQNELWVLTQYGQSLRNHGAAAL
- a CDS encoding FAD-dependent oxidoreductase, with the protein product MVDADQTFVIVGGGLAGAKAAETLRDEGFNGRVILIGDEREHPYERPPLSKGYLNGKEERDSVFVHEPAWYAQADVELHLGQTVTAVDREAHTVRLGDGTVIRYDKLLLATGAEPRRLDLPGTDLAGVHHLRRLAHSERLRDELRKLGRENGQLVIAGAGWIGLEVASAARGYGVEVTIVEADPTPLHRVLGPELGQLFADLHTDHGVRFHFGARLAEITGQDGMVLAVRTDDGDEHPAHAVLVAIGAAPRTALAENAGLALVDRADGGGVAVDESLRTSDPDIFAAGDVAAFHHPSLHHRIRVEHWANALNGGPAAARAMLGQHVSYDRVPYFFSDQYDLGMEYSGWAPPGSYDQVVVRGDTGKREFISFWLKEGRVIAGMNVNVWDVTEPVQKLIRSRAQVDPERLADASVDLESLVP